The sequence below is a genomic window from Humulus lupulus chromosome 3, drHumLupu1.1, whole genome shotgun sequence.
AAGTCATTGACTCCCCAAATTCGATTAAATGGCATTGGTGTCGAAGAATTCGATCCTCCAAGGCGGCTTGGCACAGATGAAATTCCTCAAATAGTCAATGATTTTAGGCTAGCTGCGAGGAATGCCATGGAAGCTGGTAGATTCCTTTTTCTGATAAAGTAGAGAGTCAGTGATTTTATAAGGAAGTTTGTTCAAACTTTTGCAACTGACTGACATAATTGTCTTACATGTTGAATTCAGGCTTTGATGGAGTTGAGATCCATGGAGCTCATGGTTACCTGATTGACCAATTTTTGAAAGATGAAGTGAATGACCGAACAGATAAATACGGTGGATGTTTAGAGAATCGGTGTCGTTTTGCTCTTGAAGTGGTTGAAGCTATTGTTAATGAGATAGGTGCTGATAAAGTTGGAATGAGATTGTCACCATTTGCAAACTACATGGAATCAAATGACTCCAACCCAGAGGCTTTGGGGGTTCACATGGTGGAATCTCTGAACAAGTATGGGAATGGGATCCTGTATTGCCACATGGTTGAACCAAGAATGAAAAGTCTTGGAGATATTGATGAGACCCCTCATAGTCTTGTCCCCATGAGAAAGGCTTTCAATGGTGCATTCATTGTTGCTGGGGGTTATGGCAAGGAAGATGGGAACAATGCTTTAGCTGAAAATCGTACTGATCTTGTTGCTTATGGTCGTCACTTCTTGGCTAATCCAGATTTGCCAAAGAGATTTGAGCTTAATGGCCCTCTAAATAAGTATGACAGAAGCACATTCTACTTGTCTGATCCTATTAAAGGTTATACTGATTATCCATTTCTTGAAACCACATCTTCAACTACTCAAAATATATAGGTCCAAGCCGTGAGTGAGTGATTTCTTCTCTTGTACTCAAAAAGAGCTGTAGGGACATAGAATAATTTAGTTTTGAGTACTGTAGAATGTCGATGGCTGGGATTTGGGAACAAGAAGGATTTTAATGTAAAAGAAAATTAAATGTAAAATAATTATCCTTCGTTATTTGTATGAGCACTCCATTGTCTCTCtcttgtttaattaataattccAAATTTCCAATATGTTTTCTTATAAACGATTGGTTAAGtgttattttagttttatttatagaatttattaattatttttattaaatttatattaatgtcatataaatttcaaataaatatcttattttaattaaataatttatttatttttgtttaagtttatgtttgttttagtttttgaatttgtgagtaataataacatattatatattatatgtttaatgtaattttaaatattatacatggattttaaatttaagtttcttgcttattttttataaaaaaaaaataatttgttgctaattcatagtatattatattatatttttaatatgatattattctaataagtgaatttaaatttaattaaattttatttaagttataaaacgtatgattttataattattattgtaaaatatctcaaaaatatcctattttaatttgtttaattatttattattttaaaataattatctttgtaaaatatttcaaaaatatcaaattttaattttttttaattatttattttattttatttaagtttaagtgtttacaaactacacttaaatataagaatattctgttaaatataagaatattctgtaaaaattaacattaaaaaaaataaaaaaccattaaaataaaaaaaaattgttatctacacacttattatatagaagatatatatatatgacataaaataTTTTGCTTTATAAAATGTATAATTAGCATAAATGCATTTTAAACTTTTGTTGTTTGGTAATTTAATTTTTGAACATTAGGTACATTATGAGAAGCTACAAAAGCTGTAGAGAGTAAAGAGTTATTAGATGAGTTGTTTGGAGACAATGTAGATGGCTGAGATGGCAAGAAATGTTGAACTTACTATTACAATCTGGACATCAAACATCAATTATGGTAGGTCGGTTATGTAAAAACTAACTTAACATATGTTAATAAGTCAGTACCTAAGGAACCGACCTATCATGTTAGTCAAAAAGAAGTATGATATGTGAGTTTTTAAGGAACATACCTACCATGCATATTATAAACGGTTTTTATGCTCAACTATaaagtaaatatatattatgcaaaaataataaaaaagagtaATTAAGTTTAGATTTTGAGATTTTTATATCTTCATCGTTAGATATAAATTAGATTCTATAAATATATTAAGATGAATTTATCATTATTTTTGTATAGCTATTTTGTGACttctaaaagaaaaaagaaacaaaaataatatgtagtataaatatatatatatatatttattgatatCAAACAATTGATCCACGTTTATCTTAATTTCTGTCATTTTCTTTGGCAGCACACTTCCATTTTCTTTGTCATTATTAAATATGTCTTGAAGATAATacagaaaaatataaatataaatatatttttaacatgTGCATTATATTAACATGTGTATAATATTGTAAAAGGCATCAAAACGTATTGATCTGATCGATTCCACAAGTCTCGATGGTTTCCCTACCTATATATACCATCCATCTCCAGTAATGCTCTTCACTAcaactcctactactactactactactactactactattactactgtcATAGTCATAATTAATTGCTTATTGGTCCCTGAAGAGTTGATCAATTACATATAAAGTCAGTAAGATGTTTCTAGCCGGGAAAGTGGTGGACACTCTGACTGGGGGTCTCCATGGAAAAAAGATAAAGGGTACGGTTGTGTTGACCAAGAAGAATGTGTTGGAGTTCAATCCTTTGGCTGCCACCGTTAACGCTGGCTCTGCTATTTTCGATCGTTTAGGCGAATTCTTAGGCAGTGGAGTTTCTCTACAGCTCGTCAGTGGTCACGTCGGTACGTACGttgtacttatatatatatagtatatatatgcatgtgttgGTATCTATCTATAGTACGTAATATATATGGTTCTGTATCTTAATCAGTTTTACGTGAtaaagatttatatatatatattaatgttaaAGTTATGATATGATCTTGATATAGTTTTTTCTGGTgccattattattaatttttgttgcAGCGGGGAAGTTGAGTAAAGAAGCTCACTTGGAGAACTGGATTACTTCTCTGCCAACCTTGTTACCAGGAGACTCGGTGTTCAGAGTGACTTTCGACTGGGACGAATCCATTGGAGTTCCTGAAGCTATCATCTTCAACAACAATCACGTTGACGAGTTCTTCCTCAAGACCATTACCCTTGATGACGTTCCTGGTCATGGTGTCGTTCGCTTCATCTGTAATTCATGGGTTTACTCAGCTAGAAAATACAACTATGATCGTATTTTCTTCAGAAACAAGGTAAGTGGTTGTTAGTGTTTGGATGATCATTATTTGAAGTTGTTTTAATCAGTCGATAGTAGTCTTTTCATGAAATTTGTACTACGCACTGAAGAGTTAGCCTCCATGTGTTTGACTAAAGTACgcaatgaataaataagaatCAGAATTTTGTTCTTTACAGATTATTTACAAAGGTATTAGTACAAGTAAAGTTGATTGTGCTTATTTTTTGTAGTCATATCTTCCAAATGAAACACCAGCATCGCTGCTCAAGTACAGAAGGGAAGAGCTTGCGAACTTGAGAGGAAATGGAAAAGGAGAGCGCAAAGAGTGGGACAGAGTCTATGACTACGATGTGTACAACGATTTGGGTGAGCCTGACAAAGGTTCAAACTTTGTTCGTAAAACCCTTGGAGGGAATAGCGAATTCCCTTACCCTCGCAGAGGAAGAACAGGCAGAGCAGCCACCAAAACAGGTAAGGCATTTGTGTATGTTATTTTCAGATATATGTATTGCAGATTTGGGGTTTCGGTTCTTTTTCTAAACACTtaatgttttttctttctttcttaaattatgttttgtagaTTCTAAAAGTGAGAGCAGGCTGAAACAAGTGAACCTTATGAAACCACTGGATCCCATTGAATCGTTAGACATTTACGTTCCACGAGATGAACGATTTGGTCACTTGAAGATGGCAGATTTTCTTGCTTATGCACTTAAGTCTCTGTCTCAAGCCATCGTACCCGCGCTGAAACATTTCTTTGACCAGACCCGAAACGAGTTTGATAACTTCAAAGAAATACATGACTTGTATGAAGGAGGAATTAAGCTACCAACGTCAGTACTTGACAATATTAGGAAAAATGTTCCTGTCGACCTGTTCAGGGAATTTCTCCGATCTGACGGTGAACAATTCCTTAAGTTTCCTATACCTGACGTTATTAAAGGTAGCCAATCTTGTTTCCAAGTTAGATTTTTCCATAGTTCATACAATTACCCAATTATTATACTTTTAAGTAGCTATTTTATTTCCTCTAATTTTATTGTTTCAATGATTTGGAGTAGAGAGTAAATCTGCATGGaggactgacgaagaatttggaagAGAAATGGTTGCTGGAGTCCACCCTATCCTCATTCAATGCCTCAAGGTAACTTTTTCATTATTGTTAAGTGATATAAAATACAGAATTTTGTTTCATATTTGGTCATATAATTTGGCCTAATTTTGACTACAGACATTCCCACCGACCAGCAAGCTAAACCCAGAATTATATGGTGATCAGACTAGCACAATTACTGAAGAACATATTCAGAATTACTTGGAGGGGCTCGACGTACTTACGGTATATTTCTTGGCAAGATATTTTTCGTACAAGAGCTTCATAAGTGTGGCTTGCAGTTATAGATTAATATCTAATCTTAATCTTACTACGAACTAATTAACTAATGTAATTCCTCATTATATGGCTGATAGGCActcaatgaaaataaattatttatattgaaTCACCACGATTCATTTATTCCCTACCTGAGGAGGATAAACACAACTTCTACAAAGGCTTATGCAACTCGAACTCTCCTCTTTTTGACTAATGACGGCACATTGAAGCCTGTTGCCATCGAATTAAGCCTTCCACATCCGGATGGCGATCAATTTGGTGTGGTGAGTAAAGTATATACCCCTGCTGAAGAAGGTGCTGAAGGTACCATTTGGCAACTGGCTAAAGCTTATGCGGCTGTAAATGATTCTGGCTACCATCAACTCAATAGTCATTGGTACGAAACTGTCAAAGAAAGTTTATCACATAAGTTTTATTCAGTTTGAAATATTCTCTTTAAGGTCTTGAATTTTGGTTGGTATACAGGTTGAATACACACGCTGTGATTGAGCCGTTTGTGATAGCAACGAACAGGCAGCTAAGTGCACTCCACCCAATCTACAAACTTTTGCACCCCCATTACCGTGATACCATGAACATAAATGCCCTTGCTAGGCAGAGTCTCGTCAGTGCTGATGGCATCATAGAGTCCACATTTTTTCAGGGAAAGTATGCTTTGGAATCGTCAGCAGTAGTTTATAAGGATTGGGTTTTTACTGATCAAGCACTTCCAGCAGATCTCCTTAAAAGGCAAGTCGATCTATTAGACTTAGGTGATGGCAAAAATCATGTCTTATGAACTGTTATAAAATCTAAAGTAAATAATAGAAATTGGTATCTTTGATGAATTCAGCCTTGAGAGAATTACTTTAGGGGACATAATATGTTAGAGATTAAGGTTGTTTAAGAAATCCGAAAATGTTTTGGTTATGTTTTCTTTTAGTAATATACTATTCTATGACTTTATGCAGAGGAATGGCAGTAAAAGATCAGAATTCTCCTCATGGGCTTCGCTTGCTAGTAGAGGATTATCCTTATGCTGTCGATGGGCTGGAAATCTGGTCTGCAATCAATACATGGGTTAAAGAATACTGCTCCTTCTACTACAAGACTGATGCTGCTATCCAAAAAGACACAGAGCTTCAGGCATGGTGGAAGGAAGTTAGGGAAGTGGGTCATGGTGACAAGAAAAATGAAGCTTGGTGGCCGAAAATGCAAACTCGTGAGGAACTAGTTGAGTCATGCACTATACTCATATGGATATCTTCTGCTCTTCATGCAGCTGTCAACTTTGGCCAGTATGCTTTTACAGGGTACCTTCCAAACCGTCCCACATTAAGCCGACGGTTCATGCCTGAAGAGGGTACTCCAGAATATGAGCAGCTTAAATCTGACCCTGAAAAGGCTTTCTTATTGTCAGTTACTCCAGAATTCCAGAGCCTTATTGGGATTTCCCTTGTTGAGATTTTGTCAAGGCATGCTTCAGATGAGCTATATCTTGGTCAGAGAGAAAATCCTGACTGGACTTCAGAAGCTGATCCCTTGCAAGCTTTTGAAAGATTTGGAAACAAACTTGCTCAAATTGAAGACAAAATTGCAAGGAGAAATAATGATACGAATATGAAGAATCGAGTTGGCCCAGTCAATTTCCCATATGCGTTGCTCATGCCTAAGAGTGATCAAGGGCTCACTGCCAGGGGAATTCCCAACAGCATCTCAATCTAAAACTTGTCTCATCGTattgatgttgttgttgttgttttccTTTATCTTTTTATCTTTGATTTCCTGGCTTTCCCTGAAATAATTGTGTGACTAAGTGTCGTGAATTTGTGTGCAAGGCTTTGTGCTTTTGCAGCACTAAATGCCTTGCACCATATGTGGTGCTTATTCTTGCATCAACCTTATTTAGTACAACAACAATTaataaagtttattttaatgctttcTGCAATGCTTAAAATTCTTTTCTAAGTGAAATTTTGAGTCTGATATGTTTTAAGCCTCTTGATCATATCAAAATTGTCAACATTCGTAGTTCAATACCGAAAATTCTCATTATAGTATTTGGTTATTATTTCGACTCCTTGGTTAAAAAAAGTAGTGAAAAATGTTGTAATGGATTTAACTGTACGTTTCTCAACTTTCAATGCCTTAAACATAAAATTGGGATATAGATTAGAGTTGATGATATTAATTAGACGTTTAGACTTTTACTTTACAAATTGTTCAATGAATTCAAACCTGTGTCAAGCAGctatataatatgtatttaagcaattaaaataaaatatttacttTAATGTATTTATTGTTTTTGTACTTTTTTTCAACataatattaattgtaatttattttataaCATTGACATTGGTTAAtcttttaacatttttttttctcaaagaaTTCCCTTTACTTTATTGCTCTGAAAATTAAGATCATAATTGTACTTGGgctatttcaaaataaaaatataagaattTGAATATTTTTGAACTTTTTTCATATATAACTGTTAtgcaaacttctcttgatctatgACAACACTCTCACATGAAGATAATCAAGAACAAACACAAACAAACAACCCAAAAGGTTTTACCTGATTCAGAAGAATTTCTCCTTCCTACATCCACAGGAAGCAACACTCAAGCTATTTATTAATCTCTTTGAAACAATCTCAATTATTACAAGTAAAACCATACCTTAGTCTCTTTacaatgaccctatttataggcataGATATAAGGCAGcaaaacaaaaggaaaaggaACAGAGCTACTTAAGAGTTCTAACAGTCTTAACGGACCTAATAGAATATAGAGTCTTAACAGAATTAACGGTCATATTAACAATCCTCTACCTTGACAGATAATTCTAATTGGAATGGTTGATGAGACTCAATGTGCTTCCAAGGTCACCTTCTTCATTCAACAGTGACCCTAAGCAAATTCAGACAATGTTTGAACTTTGCTATTGGTAACACTTTGGTGAGCATATCAAAAGGGTTCTCTTTGGTTGATACCTTTTCCAGCTTAACCTTTCCTTCTGTGATGATGCCTCGGATAAAGTGCAACCTAACATCAATGTGTTTGGTTATTTCGCGAAACACCTGATTTTTACTAAGGTGTAAGGCACTCTGACTGTCACTAAACATATTAATTACTCTTTGATCAATATCAAGTTCCCTTGTTAAGCCTTTTAACCACAAATCTACAATTGAGATCTCCTAGTGTCCATATCCCCTGCATATAATGAATCGACATAACCATATACTTCTGGTTTGTTTGAACTTGAACCATAGAGTAACCCAATGTTATATGTCCCCTTTATATACCTCATCATCTATTTAACagtgacaagaatcatgaggctccatctaaaaaccaattggtaattagtggagttacacatgttcttattaatggttcaatattcttacattTATTCTATGTGGGACATCATAGTCTAATAAACAGCCTCCCAATGCTCTCTCCCAAGATTTCCCATGTACTTGTTCACCACACTTACTCCATGGCATAGATCCGGGCGTGTGCAGACCATAATGTACATCATGCTCCCTACAACACTAGTATAAGGAACTCTTTGCATAAATCAGATGTCTTCATCTGAGCTAGGTGCTTGAGTATATGACAATTTGAAATGTTGAGGAATTGGAGTCGCTACTGATTTGGCATTGTAAAAACCAAATCTTTTAAGAACTGTAGATATGTATCCTCTTTGAGAGAGTTACAATCTCTTGTGCTTTCTGTCTCTAATTATCTCAATTCCCAAAATCTTCTTTGCTGGACCAAGATTTTTCATTTCAAATTATGCACTCAGCATCTCTTTTACCTTGTTAACTTCATAAATGAGCTTACTTGCAATTAACATGTCATCAATGTATAAAAGTGAGTGTCCTACTGACCTTACATTTGTTGTCTTTACATATACACAACAATCATAGAAGC
It includes:
- the LOC133824647 gene encoding putative 12-oxophytodienoate reductase 11 encodes the protein MASAQVLTNLLMTPCKMGKFNLSHRVVLAPLTRQRSYDNVPQPHAILYYSQRTSNGGLLISEATGISNTAQGYPDTPGIWTKEQVEAWKPIVDAVHAKGGIFFCQIWHAGRVSNAGFQPNGQAPISSTDKSLTPQIRLNGIGVEEFDPPRRLGTDEIPQIVNDFRLAARNAMEAGFDGVEIHGAHGYLIDQFLKDEVNDRTDKYGGCLENRCRFALEVVEAIVNEIGADKVGMRLSPFANYMESNDSNPEALGVHMVESLNKYGNGILYCHMVEPRMKSLGDIDETPHSLVPMRKAFNGAFIVAGGYGKEDGNNALAENRTDLVAYGRHFLANPDLPKRFELNGPLNKYDRSTFYLSDPIKGYTDYPFLETTSSTTQNI
- the LOC133824648 gene encoding probable linoleate 9S-lipoxygenase 5 — protein: MFLAGKVVDTLTGGLHGKKIKGTVVLTKKNVLEFNPLAATVNAGSAIFDRLGEFLGSGVSLQLVSGHVAGKLSKEAHLENWITSLPTLLPGDSVFRVTFDWDESIGVPEAIIFNNNHVDEFFLKTITLDDVPGHGVVRFICNSWVYSARKYNYDRIFFRNKSYLPNETPASLLKYRREELANLRGNGKGERKEWDRVYDYDVYNDLGEPDKGSNFVRKTLGGNSEFPYPRRGRTGRAATKTDSKSESRLKQVNLMKPLDPIESLDIYVPRDERFGHLKMADFLAYALKSLSQAIVPALKHFFDQTRNEFDNFKEIHDLYEGGIKLPTSVLDNIRKNVPVDLFREFLRSDGEQFLKFPIPDVIKESKSAWRTDEEFGREMVAGVHPILIQCLKTFPPTSKLNPELYGDQTSTITEEHIQNYLEGLDVLTALNENKLFILNHHDSFIPYLRRINTTSTKAYATRTLLFLTNDGTLKPVAIELSLPHPDGDQFGVVSKVYTPAEEGAEGTIWQLAKAYAAVNDSGYHQLNSHWLNTHAVIEPFVIATNRQLSALHPIYKLLHPHYRDTMNINALARQSLVSADGIIESTFFQGKYALESSAVVYKDWVFTDQALPADLLKRGMAVKDQNSPHGLRLLVEDYPYAVDGLEIWSAINTWVKEYCSFYYKTDAAIQKDTELQAWWKEVREVGHGDKKNEAWWPKMQTREELVESCTILIWISSALHAAVNFGQYAFTGYLPNRPTLSRRFMPEEGTPEYEQLKSDPEKAFLLSVTPEFQSLIGISLVEILSRHASDELYLGQRENPDWTSEADPLQAFERFGNKLAQIEDKIARRNNDTNMKNRVGPVNFPYALLMPKSDQGLTARGIPNSISI